The following are encoded in a window of Lichenicola cladoniae genomic DNA:
- a CDS encoding sugar phosphate isomerase/epimerase family protein gives MKTLKGPALFLAQFAGDAAPFNGLPAIAAWAKECGFDGVQIPSWDARLFDLARAAESDTYCDEVKGVLAENGLVLTELSTHLQGQLVAAHPAYDVALDGFAPPSVHNNPVARQQWAVRQLHLAAQATRRLGLTAHATFSGALAWPYLYPFPQRPPGLIDEAFTELAGRWRPILDAFDEAGADLCYELHPSEDLHDGVTFEMFLDRVGNHPRCNILYDPSHFVLQVMDYLGFIDVYHQRIRMFHAKDAEYVPSARQGVYGGYQAWIDRTGRFRSLGDGQVDFGSVFSKLAQYDFDGWAVLEWECCLKHPEVGAREGAEFIRQHIIPVTDRAFDDFASGGTDHAANRRMLGLPVGDAT, from the coding sequence ATGAAAACGCTTAAAGGGCCGGCCCTGTTCCTGGCGCAGTTCGCGGGGGATGCAGCACCGTTCAACGGGCTTCCGGCGATCGCCGCCTGGGCGAAGGAATGCGGCTTCGATGGCGTGCAGATCCCGTCCTGGGACGCGCGCCTGTTCGACCTGGCCCGCGCCGCCGAGAGCGACACCTACTGCGACGAGGTCAAGGGCGTGCTGGCCGAGAACGGCCTGGTCCTGACCGAGTTATCCACGCACCTGCAAGGCCAGCTGGTGGCGGCACACCCGGCCTACGACGTCGCACTCGACGGGTTCGCTCCTCCATCGGTGCATAATAACCCGGTGGCACGGCAGCAATGGGCGGTGCGGCAGCTGCATCTCGCGGCGCAGGCGACGCGCCGCCTCGGGCTGACGGCGCATGCGACATTCTCGGGCGCGCTCGCCTGGCCGTACCTCTATCCGTTCCCGCAACGTCCGCCGGGCCTGATCGACGAGGCGTTCACCGAGCTGGCCGGCCGCTGGCGGCCGATCCTCGACGCGTTCGACGAGGCCGGGGCCGACCTCTGCTACGAGCTGCATCCGAGCGAGGATCTGCACGACGGCGTGACGTTCGAGATGTTCCTAGACCGCGTCGGCAACCATCCGCGCTGCAACATCCTGTACGACCCCAGCCATTTCGTGCTGCAGGTCATGGATTATCTCGGCTTCATCGACGTCTATCACCAGCGCATCCGCATGTTCCACGCCAAGGATGCCGAATACGTCCCGAGCGCCCGCCAGGGGGTCTATGGCGGCTACCAGGCCTGGATAGACCGTACCGGCCGGTTCCGGTCGCTCGGCGACGGGCAGGTCGATTTCGGATCGGTGTTTTCCAAGCTGGCGCAGTATGATTTCGACGGCTGGGCCGTGCTGGAATGGGAATGCTGCCTCAAGCATCCCGAAGTCGGCGCGCGCGAGGGTGCGGAGTTCATCCGGCAGCACATCATCCCGGTGACCGACCGGGCCTTCGACGATTTCGCCAGCGGCGGCACCGACCATGCCGCCAACCGGCGCATGCTGGGCCTTCCGGTCGGGGACGCCACATGA
- a CDS encoding Gfo/Idh/MocA family protein yields MTRRRLRLGMVGGGAGSFIGGVHRMAARLDDHYTLVAGALSSDPERARQSAEALHIEPDRTYADYDTMAAAEAARPDRIDVVSVVTPNDSHAAICHAFLTHGIPVICDKPLCTLMQDARSLADLLQRTGLPFVLTHNYTGYPLVREARARVLAGELGTIRVVQVEYPQEWLAEAIENTGQKQAAWRTDPARSGPGGSVGDIGTHAHQLAGFVTGLRLESVAADLSTFVPGRRLDDDARMLLRYEGGARGMLWCSQVAPGFENGLRLRVIGDKGSLDWLQAEPNVLHLALLGQPMRRLTRGMPDLSASASHATRIPSGHPEGYLEAFAQIYTDAAALLWNRLENTPAGADAMLLPGIQDGLRNVAFIDAVIASHKADAAWTRLEV; encoded by the coding sequence ATGACCCGGCGTCGCCTGCGCCTCGGCATGGTCGGCGGTGGCGCCGGCAGCTTCATCGGCGGGGTGCATCGCATGGCGGCCCGGCTGGACGACCACTACACCCTGGTGGCCGGCGCCCTGTCGTCCGACCCCGAACGGGCCCGGCAGTCGGCGGAAGCGCTGCACATCGAGCCGGACCGCACCTACGCCGACTACGACACGATGGCGGCCGCGGAAGCTGCGCGCCCGGACCGGATCGACGTCGTCAGCGTCGTCACCCCGAACGACAGCCACGCGGCGATCTGCCATGCGTTCCTGACGCACGGCATTCCGGTGATCTGCGACAAGCCGCTCTGCACCTTGATGCAGGATGCGCGATCATTGGCCGACCTGCTGCAACGAACCGGACTGCCGTTCGTGCTGACCCACAACTACACCGGCTATCCGCTGGTCCGGGAGGCGCGCGCACGCGTGCTGGCGGGCGAACTCGGCACGATCCGCGTGGTGCAGGTCGAGTATCCGCAGGAGTGGCTGGCCGAGGCGATCGAGAACACCGGCCAGAAGCAGGCGGCATGGCGCACCGACCCGGCGCGGTCCGGGCCCGGCGGCAGCGTCGGCGACATCGGCACCCATGCCCATCAGCTGGCCGGGTTCGTGACCGGGCTGCGCCTGGAATCCGTCGCGGCCGACCTGTCGACGTTCGTGCCGGGACGTCGTCTCGACGACGATGCCCGCATGCTGCTGCGCTACGAGGGCGGCGCACGCGGCATGCTCTGGTGCAGCCAGGTCGCGCCGGGTTTCGAGAACGGCTTGCGCCTGCGCGTGATCGGCGACAAGGGCAGCCTGGATTGGCTGCAGGCGGAGCCGAACGTGTTGCACCTGGCGCTGCTCGGCCAGCCCATGCGGCGCCTGACACGGGGGATGCCGGACTTGTCCGCCTCGGCCAGCCACGCCACGCGCATTCCGTCAGGCCATCCGGAAGGCTATCTCGAAGCGTTCGCGCAGATCTATACCGATGCCGCCGCCCTGCTCTGGAACCGGCTGGAGAACACGCCGGCCGGGGCGGATGCGATGCTGCTGCCCGGGATACAGGACGGGCTACGCAACGTCGCCTTCATCGACGCGGTCATCGCGTCGCACAAGGCCGATGCGGCATGGACGCGGCTGGAGGTCTAG
- the galE gene encoding UDP-glucose 4-epimerase GalE — MINGNRAVLVTGGAGYIGSHAALALRDAGVRVVVLDDLSTGTEAAVPSGVTLIRGSTADTKLIVTLVRLYDIDSVMHFAGSLVVPESVVHPVAYWRNNVANTMNLAEACVLAGVEQLVFSSTAAVYGLSDAAQVDEDTVPAPINPYGSSKLAAERLLADVSAAHGIRVAVLRYFNVAGADPDGRAGQRTVGATHLIKVACEVATGQRAGMSVFGCDYDTIDGTCVRDFIHVSDLAEAHVLALRYLRAGGASTTLNCGYGRGQSVRAVIEAVERLSGTTVELTTMPRRAGDPPALVAQADRIRSVLGWEPRHTGLDEILGSSLAWERRMMQERTFETARSIQATSAA, encoded by the coding sequence ATGATCAATGGAAATCGTGCGGTGCTGGTCACCGGCGGAGCAGGCTATATCGGCAGTCACGCAGCGCTCGCACTGCGCGATGCCGGGGTTCGGGTCGTGGTGCTGGATGATCTCTCGACCGGCACGGAAGCGGCGGTGCCGTCGGGCGTTACGCTGATCCGCGGCAGCACCGCCGACACCAAGCTGATCGTGACGCTGGTCCGTCTGTACGACATAGATTCCGTCATGCATTTCGCCGGCTCGCTGGTTGTGCCGGAATCGGTCGTCCATCCAGTTGCCTACTGGCGCAACAACGTTGCCAACACGATGAACCTGGCCGAGGCTTGCGTTCTGGCCGGCGTCGAGCAGCTGGTGTTTTCCTCGACCGCCGCGGTGTATGGCCTGTCCGATGCGGCACAGGTGGACGAGGACACCGTGCCGGCGCCGATCAACCCTTACGGCAGCAGCAAGCTTGCGGCCGAGCGCCTGCTGGCGGACGTGTCGGCGGCGCACGGAATCCGGGTTGCCGTGCTGCGCTACTTCAATGTCGCCGGCGCAGACCCGGACGGCCGCGCCGGGCAGCGCACGGTCGGTGCCACGCACCTGATCAAGGTCGCCTGCGAGGTCGCCACCGGCCAGCGGGCCGGCATGTCGGTGTTCGGCTGCGACTACGACACCATCGACGGCACCTGCGTGCGCGACTTCATCCACGTCTCCGACCTGGCCGAGGCGCACGTGCTGGCGCTCCGCTACCTGCGTGCCGGCGGCGCCAGCACCACGCTGAACTGCGGCTACGGACGCGGCCAGTCGGTCCGTGCGGTGATCGAGGCGGTCGAGCGCCTGTCCGGCACCACCGTCGAATTGACGACGATGCCACGCCGCGCCGGCGACCCACCGGCGCTGGTGGCGCAAGCCGACCGTATCCGCAGCGTGCTGGGATGGGAGCCGCGCCATACCGGGCTCGACGAGATCCTCGGCTCGTCGCTTGCCTGGGAGCGCCGCATGATGCAGGAGCGCACGTTCGAAACCGCGAGGTCCATCCAGGCGACTTCGGCGGCCTAG
- a CDS encoding PIG-L deacetylase family protein — protein sequence MTASPNPAPIALAVSPHLDDAVFSCGGTLARLSAAGWRVVVATLFTRSVASPTGFALACQLDKGLPASTDYMALRRDEDAAACSIAGAETRWMDFPEAPHRGYSSAAALFGPVLASDEAGTAVMGTIAGLLAVTTPALVLAPQGIGGHVDHVVTVNALRELPVAVPVLWWRDFPYAARTAEPAEPFAGAMSDLPECAVTIDVARKRRVCSAYATQLGFQFGGPEGLAMALDAAGTIEWFRIEAAPGQDHALAAILEPAT from the coding sequence GTGACAGCCTCGCCCAACCCGGCCCCGATCGCGCTCGCAGTGTCGCCGCATCTCGACGATGCGGTGTTTTCCTGCGGCGGCACGCTGGCACGGCTGTCCGCGGCCGGATGGCGGGTGGTGGTGGCAACCCTGTTCACCCGGTCGGTCGCGTCCCCTACCGGCTTCGCGCTGGCCTGCCAGCTGGACAAGGGTCTGCCGGCCAGCACCGACTACATGGCGTTGCGCCGCGACGAGGATGCAGCCGCCTGTTCGATTGCCGGCGCAGAAACGCGGTGGATGGATTTCCCCGAGGCGCCGCATCGAGGATATTCGTCGGCCGCTGCGTTGTTCGGGCCGGTGCTTGCAAGCGACGAGGCTGGCACCGCCGTGATGGGCACGATCGCAGGACTGCTCGCGGTCACGACGCCGGCGCTGGTTCTGGCGCCGCAGGGCATTGGCGGCCATGTCGATCATGTCGTCACGGTGAACGCGTTGCGCGAGCTTCCCGTCGCGGTTCCGGTGCTGTGGTGGCGAGACTTTCCATACGCCGCACGCACCGCGGAGCCGGCCGAGCCGTTCGCGGGCGCGATGTCGGATCTTCCGGAGTGCGCGGTCACCATCGACGTTGCGCGCAAGCGTAGGGTCTGCAGTGCCTACGCGACCCAGCTCGGTTTCCAGTTCGGCGGGCCGGAAGGGCTCGCCATGGCACTCGATGCGGCGGGGACGATTGAGTGGTTCCGGATCGAGGCGGCGCCGGGCCAGGACCATGCGCTGGCAGCGATCCTGGAGCCGGCCACGTGA
- a CDS encoding glycosyltransferase family 4 protein has protein sequence MRILFCSRRYFPAVSGMSVYAQNLLRQLVSAGHDVTMISQYRGDPVGTRVYGGGPPPGLDGVKIIGRRSLGEENGGDFERDIDDMIATIREEHARAPFDILHAQYGYPNGWAVLLAGRELGIPCVVSIQGGDGHWVGSCCETHRLGMLRVLENANAVLIGCESFAHEVVERLSVPRSLFTIVPGAVDVHRFAPEPGRTLGDAADPVRLLYHGRVDRRKGSLDFMDALSLLHRDGIPFAATVSGIGPDLDATRERAASHGIEALVGFSGYAAYDDAPAIYHRQDVFVSPTYAEGFSNTVLEAMASGLPVLSCVAVGVMDCIRNDENGLLVQPGDVPAQAEALRRLIGDPALRRRLASAALEECRLTYSWESVGRSIMDVYATVRGQPAATGFDPVLPLTPCRYREAPHLL, from the coding sequence ATGAGAATCCTGTTCTGCTCGCGACGCTACTTTCCGGCGGTCAGCGGGATGAGCGTCTATGCGCAAAACCTGCTGCGCCAGCTGGTGTCGGCAGGCCACGACGTCACGATGATCAGCCAGTATCGCGGCGATCCGGTCGGCACGCGCGTTTATGGCGGCGGCCCGCCACCCGGGCTCGACGGCGTGAAGATCATCGGCCGGCGCTCGCTCGGCGAGGAGAACGGCGGCGATTTCGAGCGCGATATCGACGACATGATCGCCACGATCCGTGAAGAACATGCGCGAGCACCGTTCGACATCCTGCATGCGCAGTATGGGTATCCGAACGGCTGGGCGGTGTTGCTGGCCGGCCGTGAACTCGGCATTCCCTGCGTGGTTTCGATCCAGGGCGGCGATGGACACTGGGTCGGATCATGCTGCGAGACGCACCGGCTCGGCATGCTGCGCGTGCTGGAGAATGCGAACGCGGTCCTGATCGGCTGCGAAAGCTTCGCGCACGAGGTGGTGGAGCGACTGTCGGTGCCGCGCTCGCTCTTCACGATCGTTCCAGGCGCGGTCGACGTGCATCGGTTCGCACCCGAGCCGGGCCGCACCCTCGGCGACGCGGCGGACCCGGTCAGGCTGCTGTATCATGGCCGCGTCGACCGGCGGAAAGGCTCGCTCGATTTCATGGACGCGCTGTCGCTGCTTCACCGCGACGGCATCCCGTTCGCCGCCACCGTGTCCGGGATCGGGCCGGACCTGGACGCGACCCGGGAACGCGCGGCGTCGCACGGTATCGAGGCGCTGGTCGGGTTCAGCGGGTATGCCGCCTATGACGACGCGCCGGCGATCTATCACCGGCAGGATGTGTTCGTGTCGCCGACCTATGCCGAGGGCTTCTCGAACACCGTGCTGGAGGCGATGGCCAGCGGATTGCCGGTGCTGTCCTGCGTCGCGGTCGGCGTCATGGACTGCATCCGCAACGACGAGAACGGATTGCTGGTGCAGCCGGGCGACGTTCCGGCACAGGCGGAAGCGTTGCGCCGGCTGATCGGCGATCCCGCGTTGCGCCGTCGCCTCGCGAGTGCGGCGCTCGAGGAATGCCGCCTGACCTATTCGTGGGAGTCCGTGGGACGGAGCATCATGGATGTCTATGCGACCGTTCGCGGACAGCCTGCCGCGACAGGTTTCGATCCGGTGCTGCCGCTGACCCCTTGCCGCTATCGGGAGGCACCGCACCTGCTGTGA
- a CDS encoding sugar phosphate isomerase/epimerase family protein: MALRYAYNTNGTVHHRMTDAVSLIADAGYDGVALTLDHDYLDPMNAGWERRAEALAADLQARGLGCVIESGARFLLDPRDKHQPTLVSPTADGRGYRLAYLQRALDIGQILQAEVMSFWSGSPKPGIELGQAWDWLHEGVEQVLARAERVGVSAAMEPEPEMMVGTVDHFVRIAEAFPSLQLALDLGHVMVTQERDPAAAILEFAGRIGSVSIEDMKRGDHVHLAFGDGDMDIPGCLDALEQIGFSRLVCVELSSDSGRADRMVPDARRWLNDCRR, translated from the coding sequence ATGGCGCTCCGGTACGCATATAATACCAACGGCACCGTGCATCATCGCATGACGGATGCCGTTTCCCTGATCGCCGACGCGGGTTACGACGGCGTCGCGCTGACCCTGGATCACGACTATCTCGACCCGATGAATGCGGGCTGGGAGCGACGGGCCGAGGCGCTCGCCGCGGATCTCCAGGCACGCGGGCTCGGCTGCGTGATCGAGTCCGGCGCGCGGTTCCTGCTCGATCCGCGCGACAAGCACCAGCCGACCCTGGTCAGCCCGACCGCCGATGGACGCGGCTACCGGCTCGCCTATCTGCAGAGGGCGCTGGATATCGGCCAGATCCTGCAGGCCGAGGTGATGTCGTTCTGGTCCGGTTCCCCCAAGCCGGGGATCGAGCTCGGCCAGGCGTGGGACTGGCTGCACGAGGGCGTCGAGCAGGTGCTGGCGCGTGCCGAGCGCGTGGGAGTTTCCGCCGCGATGGAGCCGGAACCGGAAATGATGGTCGGCACCGTCGATCATTTCGTGCGTATCGCCGAGGCATTCCCGAGCCTGCAGCTGGCACTCGATCTCGGCCATGTCATGGTGACGCAGGAGCGTGACCCGGCAGCGGCGATCCTGGAGTTCGCGGGCCGGATCGGCAGCGTCTCGATCGAGGACATGAAGCGCGGCGATCATGTGCATCTCGCGTTCGGCGACGGCGACATGGATATTCCCGGCTGCCTGGACGCTCTGGAGCAGATCGGATTTTCCCGCCTGGTGTGCGTCGAGCTGTCCTCGGACAGTGGGCGTGCGGACCGGATGGTGCCCGATGCCCGCCGCTGGCTGAACGATTGCCGTCGATGA
- a CDS encoding YcaO-like family protein has product MTDTLEQVAAAYRAALPAGGTLSMMRIDGLDRTGVPVVQANLLLPGLPLMTGHGYGFEPIEGEVGAVGELCEEVHCNAWLARNRGTRASYEDMVAEHGVDAVADPLTLCLPAGSGYAPDRPLTWVEGSRLSKAAIWLPMDWIASHGFDLDHGPELITPITNGLGAGFDLDYAIGHGIMELLQRDGNVIGYRALDQGLVIELDAVPDPAVRGLLDRLETLGIHVTAKLAATDFGMTNLYVVGDDDAPGSPLQVTACGEASHPDRDRALRKALLEFCGSRVRKVATHGTIEECRRVMPAAHVDQQLDDVQLEHEEPRALQAMAEWLDQDATSLRARLADTVFSHRRTLRLSSLPQTGAETVSRSTDRLRVLEDRLASEGLEAFYVAFRGPDDKVQTVKVVVPGLESETMSYHRIGWRGVRRLRDRNDPMLLDAPREGALPVRMRPADERRAGGPAWFDAARADRIVDQLYPLYREPGCFAAQILRSRRAQDDASGSAQTPTFIEDQDGAPVRI; this is encoded by the coding sequence ATGACGGATACGCTCGAGCAGGTCGCAGCCGCCTACCGTGCCGCCCTGCCGGCCGGCGGCACCCTGTCGATGATGCGAATCGACGGTCTCGATCGTACCGGCGTCCCGGTGGTGCAGGCCAACCTGTTGCTGCCGGGATTGCCGTTGATGACCGGCCATGGCTACGGCTTCGAGCCGATCGAAGGCGAAGTCGGCGCAGTCGGCGAACTCTGCGAGGAAGTGCATTGCAACGCCTGGCTGGCACGGAACCGCGGCACTAGGGCGTCGTACGAAGACATGGTGGCGGAGCATGGCGTGGACGCCGTGGCCGACCCGTTGACGCTGTGCCTTCCCGCCGGCTCCGGCTATGCGCCGGATCGCCCGCTGACCTGGGTCGAGGGAAGCCGCCTGTCGAAAGCGGCGATCTGGCTGCCGATGGACTGGATCGCCTCGCACGGGTTCGATCTGGATCATGGGCCCGAACTGATCACGCCGATCACCAACGGTCTCGGCGCGGGCTTCGACCTCGACTACGCGATCGGCCATGGGATCATGGAACTGCTGCAGCGCGACGGCAACGTGATCGGCTACCGGGCGCTCGACCAGGGGCTGGTCATCGAGCTCGATGCGGTGCCGGACCCGGCGGTGCGCGGGCTGCTCGACCGTCTGGAAACGCTCGGCATCCATGTCACGGCCAAGCTGGCGGCCACCGATTTCGGGATGACCAACCTGTATGTCGTGGGCGACGACGATGCGCCCGGTTCGCCACTGCAGGTCACCGCATGCGGCGAGGCCTCGCATCCGGATCGTGATCGCGCACTCCGCAAGGCGCTGCTCGAGTTCTGCGGTTCGCGTGTGCGGAAGGTGGCGACGCACGGCACGATCGAGGAATGCCGCCGGGTGATGCCGGCGGCACATGTGGACCAGCAGCTCGATGACGTGCAGCTCGAGCACGAGGAGCCGCGTGCCTTGCAGGCGATGGCCGAATGGCTGGACCAGGATGCCACGTCCCTGCGCGCCCGCCTGGCCGACACCGTGTTCTCGCACCGGCGCACGCTGAGGCTGTCGTCGCTGCCGCAGACCGGCGCCGAGACCGTAAGCCGCTCAACCGACCGGCTGCGGGTTCTCGAGGACCGACTTGCCAGCGAGGGGCTGGAGGCTTTCTACGTCGCGTTCCGGGGTCCGGACGACAAGGTGCAGACGGTCAAGGTGGTGGTGCCGGGGCTTGAGAGCGAAACCATGAGCTACCACCGCATCGGCTGGCGCGGCGTGCGACGCCTGCGCGACCGGAACGACCCCATGCTTCTCGACGCACCGCGCGAAGGCGCCCTGCCCGTCAGGATGCGGCCGGCGGATGAGCGTCGTGCCGGCGGACCGGCCTGGTTCGACGCGGCTCGCGCGGACCGCATCGTCGACCAGCTCTACCCGCTCTATCGCGAACCCGGCTGTTTCGCCGCCCAGATCCTGCGATCGCGACGCGCGCAGGATGACGCGTCCGGCTCAGCACAAACACCGACATTCATCGAGGACCAAGATGGCGCTCCGGTACGCATATAA
- a CDS encoding MBL fold metallo-hydrolase yields the protein MPLSYYACSNCGHWQRYFATPPDCPVCTDTRNDLPENGWDFRSEADVASRLVGRWRTIGRDVVAFSTSPPFGLNGTGWLLLHPEGNIAFEAAPYYTPAMLDEIRRLGGIRILAASHVHGYGALWQLQQEFDPEIVAIQREDLWLTKAFRVTWPYDDALVLPTGQTLRQVGGHYEGQSVLHDPTRRMLFCGDAFKVDQNEAGESLAVSTHKAFHKNIPLTPLELCRYRNVIASLDFDTICTPFEHAPGIDTEMALAVLDDGMRGPPAVRHIPIDELRGRTYA from the coding sequence ATGCCCCTGAGCTACTATGCATGTTCGAATTGCGGACACTGGCAGCGCTACTTCGCAACGCCGCCGGACTGCCCGGTCTGCACCGACACGCGCAACGACCTGCCCGAGAATGGTTGGGATTTCCGAAGCGAAGCCGATGTCGCGTCCAGGCTGGTGGGACGCTGGCGCACCATCGGTCGCGACGTGGTGGCGTTCTCGACGTCTCCGCCGTTCGGCCTGAACGGCACCGGCTGGCTGCTGCTGCATCCGGAGGGAAATATCGCCTTCGAGGCGGCACCCTACTACACGCCGGCGATGCTGGACGAGATAAGGCGTCTTGGCGGCATTCGTATTCTTGCAGCCAGCCACGTGCACGGATATGGCGCGCTCTGGCAGTTGCAGCAGGAATTCGACCCGGAGATCGTCGCGATCCAGCGCGAGGATCTATGGCTGACCAAGGCCTTTCGCGTCACGTGGCCGTATGACGACGCGCTGGTGCTCCCGACCGGACAGACGCTGCGGCAGGTCGGTGGTCACTACGAGGGCCAGTCGGTGCTGCATGATCCTACCCGCCGGATGCTGTTCTGCGGGGATGCATTCAAGGTCGATCAGAACGAGGCCGGCGAAAGCCTGGCCGTTTCGACGCACAAGGCATTCCACAAGAACATCCCGCTTACACCGCTCGAGCTGTGCCGCTACCGGAACGTGATCGCGTCGCTCGACTTCGATACGATCTGCACGCCTTTCGAGCACGCGCCGGGTATCGATACCGAAATGGCGCTCGCCGTTCTCGATGACGGCATGCGCGGGCCACCGGCTGTACGGCATATCCCGATCGACGAGCTGCGCGGCAGGACCTACGCATGA
- a CDS encoding Gfo/Idh/MocA family protein: MRQVGWGIVGFGWVAQDFAMPAIIAAGHRLVAVHDTGAGAADAVRRSGANWHETLDAFLADPAVDAVYVATPNWSHGAVVGAAAAAGKPVLCEKPMAATLEQAEAMAVSVARAGVLYGTAFDQRHHPAHRAIRDALRSGRVGQVTAIRITYACWLPADWSPNGGVDNWRIDQARAGGGALMDLAPHGIDLVDFLLDEPICSITAMTQRRVHDYPVDDGAVVVGSTGSGVLVSLSVAYNHPDALPRRRLEIVGTAGMFVAENTMGQDAGGCVTFIDADTGSRSALPVSDLDVSPFTRQMAAFSDAVRGTAHSFDAVRDLHTMRLLHRCYESAACP; the protein is encoded by the coding sequence ATGCGTCAGGTCGGATGGGGCATCGTCGGGTTCGGCTGGGTGGCGCAGGATTTTGCGATGCCGGCAATCATCGCCGCCGGCCATCGGCTGGTCGCGGTGCACGATACCGGCGCGGGTGCCGCGGATGCCGTGCGCCGGTCCGGAGCCAACTGGCACGAGACGCTCGATGCATTCCTGGCCGATCCGGCGGTCGACGCCGTGTATGTCGCCACGCCGAACTGGTCCCACGGTGCCGTGGTCGGCGCTGCCGCGGCGGCCGGCAAGCCGGTGCTGTGCGAGAAGCCGATGGCGGCGACGCTGGAGCAGGCGGAAGCCATGGCTGTTTCGGTGGCCCGGGCCGGCGTTCTCTACGGCACGGCGTTCGACCAGCGGCATCATCCCGCGCACCGTGCGATCCGCGACGCGCTCCGGTCCGGACGCGTCGGCCAGGTGACCGCGATCCGCATCACCTATGCCTGCTGGCTGCCTGCGGACTGGTCGCCGAACGGTGGCGTCGACAACTGGCGGATCGACCAGGCACGCGCCGGTGGCGGGGCGCTGATGGACCTCGCGCCGCACGGGATAGATCTCGTGGATTTCCTGCTCGACGAGCCGATCTGCTCGATCACCGCGATGACGCAACGGCGCGTGCATGATTATCCGGTCGATGACGGGGCGGTCGTGGTCGGGTCGACCGGGTCCGGCGTGCTGGTCTCGTTGTCGGTTGCGTACAACCACCCGGACGCGCTGCCACGGCGCCGGCTCGAGATCGTCGGTACCGCCGGAATGTTCGTGGCCGAGAACACCATGGGCCAGGACGCGGGTGGTTGCGTCACGTTCATCGATGCCGATACCGGCTCCCGGTCGGCGCTTCCGGTGTCCGACCTCGATGTCTCGCCCTTCACGCGACAGATGGCGGCGTTCTCGGATGCGGTTCGAGGCACGGCGCACAGCTTCGATGCCGTGCGCGACCTGCACACGATGCGCCTGCTCCACCGATGCTACGAGAGTGCCGCATGCCCCTGA
- a CDS encoding class I SAM-dependent methyltransferase has translation MMDLLSPVTGLALRADSAHSVSDGTSRWPVVEGIPYLRTGRDALVSAVLAELDAGRADEALVLLLADQDAWWTGPVAEPDALRRLVRDRATLTLREAMALLSWGPVADYFAHRWSDPSFIAGLSLVEAHWSSPRSAFELACGIGHHLRALSQHGVRTTGADIVFAKLWLARQFVSPASELVCFDAGSPWPVGSQRFDLVCCHDAFYFLEPKQEILDRLSALADAGTLLVGHIHNRNWPNLSAGSAITVDQLVALFADGTFYDDAELTVAAADGRQPRSVQPTELETVEAFAVMRGRPGSAAVGLLTVPSEGAELRRNPLYRADGAVTWPSPRYEAEYGPRATYPLRSPCPPRARLDEATRSWARRRELLDLPERW, from the coding sequence ATGATGGACCTGCTCTCGCCGGTCACCGGTCTCGCATTACGGGCGGACAGTGCCCATTCCGTCTCCGATGGCACGTCGCGATGGCCGGTGGTGGAAGGGATCCCATACCTGCGTACCGGACGGGACGCCCTGGTGTCCGCGGTGCTGGCTGAACTCGATGCCGGCCGGGCCGACGAGGCGCTGGTGCTGCTGCTTGCCGACCAGGATGCGTGGTGGACCGGTCCGGTGGCCGAGCCGGACGCGTTGCGTCGGCTGGTGCGGGATCGGGCGACGCTGACGTTGCGCGAGGCGATGGCACTGCTGAGCTGGGGCCCGGTCGCCGATTATTTCGCGCACCGGTGGAGCGATCCGAGCTTCATTGCCGGTCTGTCGCTGGTCGAGGCGCATTGGTCGTCGCCGCGATCGGCTTTCGAACTCGCCTGTGGGATCGGTCATCATCTGCGCGCCCTCTCCCAGCATGGCGTCCGCACGACCGGAGCGGATATCGTGTTCGCCAAGTTGTGGCTGGCGCGCCAGTTCGTTTCGCCGGCGAGCGAGTTGGTCTGTTTCGATGCAGGAAGCCCATGGCCGGTCGGCAGCCAGCGCTTCGATCTCGTGTGCTGTCACGACGCGTTCTATTTCCTGGAGCCGAAGCAGGAGATCCTGGATCGGCTGAGCGCGCTGGCAGATGCTGGCACGCTGCTGGTCGGGCATATCCATAACCGGAACTGGCCGAACCTGTCGGCGGGATCGGCGATCACGGTCGATCAGCTGGTGGCCCTATTCGCGGACGGCACCTTCTACGACGACGCGGAGCTGACCGTGGCCGCCGCGGATGGACGGCAGCCACGCAGTGTGCAGCCGACCGAACTCGAGACCGTCGAGGCATTCGCGGTGATGCGCGGTCGGCCCGGCTCGGCAGCGGTCGGCCTGCTGACGGTGCCATCGGAAGGCGCGGAGCTTCGCCGCAACCCCCTGTACCGCGCCGATGGGGCGGTGACGTGGCCGTCGCCACGATACGAGGCCGAATACGGGCCACGGGCCACCTACCCGCTGCGGTCGCCCTGCCCGCCGCGCGCCAGGCTCGACGAGGCGACCCGGTCCTGGGCAAGGCGCCGCGAACTGCTCGACCTGCCGGAGCGCTGGTAA